One window of the Paenibacillus beijingensis genome contains the following:
- a CDS encoding heme-dependent oxidative N-demethylase family protein produces the protein MDKLQLHRTEIKAAPLLERFPFPFQGDSYRYSNNSRALTPPVCTDITPEYYEEIEEKRKLLDRYPERTFQAAPHTLEAQWEIMSMLMKELASVHADYFSLDMKGDQWTFYNRLLDETCTFVFGDPSTLPYEPLDFIGRHIQEDLIYLQQRDGDLYMDAGQLCFPANWSLAFDLGMTYLQFHSPVPIYSDSGLAEKVLGFLLRMEAGKPWTRINWTLNVGPRLDTSPEAFGEWGREKFGLNLDNVGEIMHLRSEDQRLFRIPGSNGILFSIHTHLLPFQELIRNQVWAERFCKVLEDLPDPLADYKGFISYKPLLIEYLKRHI, from the coding sequence ATGGACAAATTGCAATTGCACCGGACGGAAATAAAAGCAGCCCCGTTGCTGGAACGCTTCCCATTTCCATTTCAAGGCGACTCGTACCGGTACTCCAACAATTCCAGGGCGCTCACGCCACCGGTTTGCACCGATATCACACCCGAGTATTATGAAGAAATCGAAGAGAAACGAAAGCTGCTGGACCGTTATCCCGAACGCACGTTTCAGGCCGCCCCTCATACGCTCGAGGCGCAGTGGGAAATCATGTCCATGCTGATGAAGGAGCTAGCTTCGGTGCACGCCGATTATTTTTCGCTCGATATGAAAGGGGATCAATGGACGTTTTACAATCGGCTGCTGGATGAAACATGCACGTTCGTTTTTGGAGACCCTTCTACGCTCCCGTATGAACCGCTGGATTTTATCGGCAGACATATCCAAGAGGACCTGATCTACCTGCAGCAAAGAGACGGGGATTTGTATATGGACGCAGGTCAGTTGTGCTTCCCGGCTAACTGGTCGCTGGCGTTTGATCTCGGCATGACCTATTTGCAATTCCATTCCCCGGTACCGATTTACTCGGACAGCGGGCTTGCGGAGAAGGTGCTCGGCTTCCTGCTGCGAATGGAAGCGGGCAAGCCTTGGACGCGGATCAATTGGACGTTGAACGTTGGACCGAGATTGGATACGTCTCCGGAAGCGTTCGGGGAATGGGGGCGGGAAAAATTCGGACTGAACCTGGACAATGTCGGCGAGATCATGCACCTGCGCTCCGAAGACCAGCGGCTGTTCCGGATCCCTGGCAGCAATGGGATATTATTCAGCATACATACCCATCTGCTGCCATTTCAGGAGTTGATCCGCAATCAGGTTTGGGCGGAGCGGTTTTGCAAGGTGCTGGAAGATTTGCCCGATCCGCTGGCGGATTATAAAGGGTTTATTTCCTATAAACCATTATTGATTGAGTATCTGAAACGGCATATTTGA
- a CDS encoding cupin domain-containing protein has product MPMQVVNKAIKMDFPTMGVPDTKAFLGDVLSSSDQEKTITSGFFRMEKSKPLSYTYTYDEMKIIVEGEMTITDETGKTVNVVPGDVLYFEKGSRITFDSPDYGIGFFCGLRKVGEA; this is encoded by the coding sequence ATGCCGATGCAAGTGGTCAACAAAGCGATCAAAATGGATTTTCCTACGATGGGGGTTCCGGATACGAAGGCGTTTCTGGGGGACGTGCTCAGTTCGAGCGATCAGGAAAAAACGATTACAAGCGGATTCTTCCGTATGGAAAAGTCAAAGCCGCTTTCGTACACCTATACCTACGATGAAATGAAAATCATTGTGGAAGGCGAAATGACGATTACCGATGAAACGGGCAAAACCGTAAATGTCGTTCCCGGCGATGTGCTCTACTTTGAAAAAGGCAGCCGGATTACGTTCGACTCGCCGGATTACGGAATCGGATTTTTCTGCGGATTGCGTAAAGTAGGCGAAGCTTAA
- a CDS encoding MFS transporter, with protein sequence MNLHTETAAINRPMLPKAAKVLLWIIGFNSLGNSLSNIFINVYWLKITQDVSETLMFNWISYLAWLPAFAAAGWLSKKAARSKALWIGSLLQVLFYVAVLGLGERSANWLEALGVLYGVGSGFYWLAANVLTVDVTRPANRDWFNGLNGIFGSLSGMFGPLLAGWVVAVMPGFAGYTTIFVAAFLCFLLSLLASFLLPADSVPGAFEWRRMLGVWKKQREWRQISWAFVFISFREGVLSIVIWLWIYMATGSENTTGNYAFVTTFLSVVVFYLIGRYGQERHRWLFLTWGTTLLSLSLIGITVHLNPWTLMLFAVLDAVSKPMFNAPFFTISYNAVSRHDLKGQIRVELMVWRELALSVGRIASVGLLVWLYKATDPANTLSWFLLAVIAAGVLPVYFLRTLFNRHPSSYS encoded by the coding sequence GTGAATCTGCATACGGAGACTGCGGCGATAAACCGTCCCATGCTGCCAAAGGCGGCGAAAGTGCTGCTGTGGATTATCGGGTTCAATTCGCTTGGAAACAGTCTCTCCAATATTTTCATTAATGTGTATTGGCTCAAAATTACGCAGGACGTCTCCGAGACACTGATGTTCAATTGGATTTCGTATTTGGCTTGGCTGCCTGCTTTTGCTGCGGCGGGCTGGCTCAGCAAAAAAGCGGCGCGCAGCAAGGCGTTGTGGATCGGCAGTCTGCTGCAGGTGCTGTTTTATGTAGCGGTTCTCGGGTTGGGAGAACGTTCCGCAAATTGGCTGGAGGCGCTTGGCGTCTTGTATGGAGTCGGTTCAGGCTTTTACTGGCTTGCCGCCAATGTGCTGACCGTCGATGTTACCCGTCCAGCAAACCGCGACTGGTTTAACGGCTTGAACGGCATCTTCGGCTCGCTCAGCGGCATGTTCGGTCCGCTGCTCGCCGGCTGGGTCGTTGCGGTTATGCCCGGCTTTGCCGGCTATACGACCATTTTTGTGGCGGCGTTTCTATGCTTCCTGCTGTCGCTGCTCGCTTCTTTTCTGCTGCCGGCCGATTCCGTGCCGGGAGCTTTCGAATGGCGCCGGATGCTCGGCGTTTGGAAGAAACAGCGCGAATGGCGGCAAATCTCGTGGGCGTTCGTTTTTATCTCGTTCCGTGAAGGCGTGCTGTCGATCGTCATTTGGCTGTGGATTTATATGGCGACCGGAAGCGAGAATACGACAGGCAATTACGCCTTCGTTACGACATTTCTTTCCGTTGTCGTCTTTTATCTGATCGGCAGGTATGGGCAGGAACGGCACAGATGGCTTTTCCTCACGTGGGGGACTACATTGTTAAGCTTGTCGCTGATCGGAATTACGGTGCATTTGAACCCGTGGACGCTGATGCTGTTCGCGGTACTCGACGCCGTCAGCAAGCCGATGTTCAACGCGCCTTTCTTTACTATCTCGTATAACGCCGTCAGCCGGCACGATCTGAAAGGACAAATCCGCGTCGAGCTGATGGTATGGAGGGAATTGGCATTAAGCGTCGGCAGAATCGCCAGCGTCGGATTGCTGGTCTGGCTTTATAAAGCGACGGATCCGGCGAATACGTTAAGCTGGTTTTTGCTGGCCGTCATTGCCGCCGGGGTGCTGCCGGTTTATTTTTTAAGGACATTGTTCAACCGCCATCCATCCAGCTATTCTTAA
- a CDS encoding PHP domain-containing protein, with protein sequence MKIQRMIGKHEEQTYLEVPFEVNGEIERIEVRYRYDNPDGRAVIDIGLRSPERIAGWSGGARDEFFVALEKATPGYLAGPITEGTWYVLLGAYRVPDDGCTVTIEIELTTKHGRWMKGDLHMHSLHSDGSYTIAEVIEICKERGLSFIALTDHNTASQNKTAANSDDQLLLIPGVELTSYKGHANILGHPDALDDFRVLTPDHGSNVLQKAAGRGGLVSLNHPFCPDCPWELGFDVSFDAVEVWNGPWRPLNEAAVGWWHKQLCEGRRLPAIGGSDTHRPDLFVRHGRPTTHVWVEAETVDDVLTAVRTGRVVLSCDPDDTFITLASGSSRIGDEIEMDGLEHIELTLEVHRANNDRVSLWSDCGLEQEWIVDGNAELTCAAAADRLFYRVEARRYIPEMDKTIMTCLTNPIYLRGSGKAGEGQ encoded by the coding sequence ATGAAGATTCAGCGGATGATAGGCAAACATGAAGAGCAAACCTATCTTGAAGTGCCGTTTGAGGTTAATGGCGAAATCGAACGGATCGAGGTTCGTTACCGTTACGATAATCCGGACGGCAGAGCCGTCATCGATATCGGTTTACGGTCGCCGGAGCGCATTGCAGGTTGGAGCGGCGGAGCCCGGGACGAATTTTTTGTCGCGCTGGAGAAAGCGACGCCCGGCTATTTGGCCGGTCCGATCACGGAAGGGACCTGGTACGTCCTTCTTGGCGCGTATCGGGTTCCGGATGATGGCTGCACCGTGACGATTGAGATTGAGCTGACGACAAAACATGGCCGCTGGATGAAGGGCGATCTGCATATGCACAGCCTGCACAGTGACGGATCTTATACGATTGCGGAAGTAATTGAAATATGCAAGGAAAGGGGGCTGTCGTTTATCGCGCTTACCGATCATAATACAGCGTCCCAAAACAAGACGGCAGCCAATTCCGATGATCAGCTGCTGCTCATTCCCGGCGTCGAGCTAACGAGCTACAAAGGACATGCCAATATATTGGGACACCCCGATGCGCTGGACGATTTCCGGGTTTTGACGCCGGACCATGGCTCAAATGTACTGCAAAAAGCAGCCGGCCGTGGCGGTCTGGTATCGCTCAACCACCCCTTTTGTCCGGATTGTCCTTGGGAACTTGGTTTTGATGTTTCTTTTGATGCGGTTGAGGTATGGAACGGTCCCTGGCGTCCGCTTAATGAGGCTGCCGTCGGCTGGTGGCATAAGCAATTGTGTGAAGGGCGCAGGCTTCCGGCAATCGGCGGCAGCGATACGCACAGACCGGATCTGTTTGTTCGGCACGGCAGGCCGACAACGCATGTATGGGTGGAAGCCGAGACCGTCGACGATGTTTTGACTGCGGTCCGGACGGGGCGGGTTGTCCTTTCCTGCGATCCGGATGATACGTTCATTACGCTCGCTTCCGGTTCCAGCCGGATCGGAGACGAGATCGAAATGGACGGATTGGAGCACATTGAACTGACGCTGGAGGTGCATCGCGCGAACAACGACCGGGTCAGCCTATGGTCCGACTGCGGTTTGGAACAGGAATGGATTGTGGACGGAAATGCTGAGTTAACATGTGCCGCAGCGGCGGACCGGTTATTTTACAGGGTAGAAGCGCGCCGCTACATTCCAGAGATGGACAAGACGATCATGACCTGCCTGACGAACCCGATTTACTTGCGCGGAAGCGGGAAAGCGGGAGAAGGCCAGTGA
- a CDS encoding carbohydrate ABC transporter permease: protein MNRIRYDRQGALNKLFDTLNLLFLLFLMLTMIIPFLNVIALAFSSGVSSMQPDIILFPKQFSAEGFAIVWNSLDIWKPFLNSVIVTGIGTVLHVLLSSFAGYVLMHPFLPGKKLMVTFILITMMIPQEAIMIPLYVVNKDLHLLNTLTVLVLSGLVSGFSILLMRNFFLGVPYEMAESAKMDGAGELRIFSTMYMRLATPGLATVTLFEFVGRWNMFTAPVLFINDSTKYTLQVALKSMIIDANSTSGTYLLTTNVKMAGIIIAIIPLIAIYPFVQKFFMKGIMLGASKE, encoded by the coding sequence ATGAATCGAATACGATACGACCGTCAAGGGGCGTTGAACAAGCTCTTTGATACGCTCAACCTGCTCTTTCTGCTGTTCCTTATGTTAACGATGATCATTCCGTTCCTGAATGTAATCGCGCTGGCCTTCTCTTCAGGCGTTTCTTCCATGCAGCCCGACATCATTTTGTTCCCCAAACAATTCAGCGCCGAAGGCTTTGCCATTGTCTGGAACAGCCTTGATATTTGGAAGCCGTTTCTGAACAGCGTCATCGTCACCGGAATCGGGACGGTGCTGCACGTTCTGCTCTCCAGCTTCGCCGGTTATGTGCTGATGCATCCTTTTCTCCCGGGAAAAAAATTGATGGTCACGTTCATCTTAATTACGATGATGATTCCCCAAGAGGCGATTATGATTCCACTTTATGTCGTCAACAAAGATTTGCATCTTCTCAATACGCTTACCGTGCTCGTCTTGTCGGGCCTCGTATCCGGATTTTCCATTTTGCTCATGCGGAATTTTTTCCTGGGCGTGCCTTACGAAATGGCGGAATCGGCCAAAATGGACGGCGCGGGGGAGCTCCGCATCTTTAGTACGATGTACATGCGTCTGGCGACGCCCGGCTTGGCGACCGTGACGCTGTTTGAATTCGTGGGCCGTTGGAACATGTTTACGGCGCCGGTGCTTTTCATTAATGACAGTACGAAATATACGCTTCAGGTCGCCCTTAAGTCGATGATTATCGATGCCAATTCGACTTCGGGCACCTATCTGCTGACGACTAATGTGAAGATGGCGGGCATCATCATCGCTATTATTCCGCTCATCGCTATTTATCCGTTTGTTCAAAAGTTTTTTATGAAAGGCATCATGCTCGGAGCCAGTAAAGAATAG
- a CDS encoding ABC transporter permease subunit, with product MKVFRKYAALYLMMLPIVIYFLVYSYYPLFKGLQISFQDYRLMGNRPYIGLDNYIKVVHDPIFWQSFVNTLVISVGILLFGFIAPLIIALSLNEVLNVWFKKAAQMILYIPHLLSWVVIGGMWIFLLSPDIGLVNQLLSRTIQLQPVHFLADSFWARWVMIGVATWKDMGYTCILFLAGIVSINPSLYEAARMDGASRWQQVRNVTLPQLANTMKVIFLLNTLGILRIFDQVFIFRNPSTASKVDVLMMYTYQKGIMDLQIGTAAAASFFVVLFTLILTLIVRKLTRFDEV from the coding sequence ATGAAAGTGTTTCGGAAATACGCCGCTTTATATTTGATGATGCTGCCCATCGTCATTTATTTTCTCGTTTATTCGTATTATCCGCTGTTCAAAGGGCTGCAAATCAGCTTTCAGGATTATCGGCTGATGGGCAACAGGCCCTATATCGGATTGGATAACTATATTAAAGTTGTGCACGACCCGATCTTCTGGCAATCGTTCGTCAACACGCTCGTGATTAGCGTCGGAATATTGCTGTTCGGCTTTATCGCTCCGCTCATCATCGCGCTGTCCTTAAACGAAGTGCTAAACGTCTGGTTCAAAAAAGCGGCGCAAATGATTTTGTATATCCCTCACCTGCTCTCATGGGTGGTTATAGGGGGGATGTGGATTTTTCTGCTCTCGCCTGATATCGGTCTTGTGAATCAGCTTCTTTCCAGAACGATCCAGCTGCAGCCGGTCCATTTCCTGGCCGATTCCTTCTGGGCAAGGTGGGTCATGATCGGAGTCGCCACATGGAAAGATATGGGGTATACGTGCATTCTGTTTCTGGCGGGCATCGTTTCGATTAACCCCTCGCTTTACGAAGCTGCGCGGATGGACGGCGCCTCGCGCTGGCAGCAGGTTCGGAATGTGACGCTGCCGCAGCTCGCCAATACGATGAAAGTGATTTTTTTGCTGAACACGCTCGGGATTTTGCGTATCTTTGACCAAGTATTTATTTTCCGCAACCCCTCGACTGCGTCCAAAGTGGATGTGCTGATGATGTACACCTATCAAAAGGGCATTATGGATCTGCAGATCGGGACTGCAGCCGCCGCAAGCTTTTTCGTTGTGCTGTTTACGCTCATTCTCACTTTGATCGTCCGGAAATTAACGCGTTTTGACGAGGTGTAA
- a CDS encoding extracellular solute-binding protein — protein sequence MKKTLATLSVLAISGSLLLSACGQSGNGGNNTAQGSSTTQQQTAESKTPDSSKNSGTNNSTDSSSEGMKLRVLAGNVGGKTPEENKQFEEALKKLTGIDATVERPPSEYDQKVLTALSSGEKYDLIELSDLGKLNQFIKQGVVSDMTEFAQSSKVLSDPAVIPTIEWEQLKGEDGKVYGVFVKFQGGTMPIVRKDWLDKLQLKEPATLDEFYNVLKAFKEKDPDGNGKNDTYGLSTSGLYDIQGFMSAAGLKYRYVMKDGKRTIPYASDAAIPMYEWFAKLVKEGIMDPNFITNDTGKMRNLFLTDRVGMVTYWDAWVGMFNNLRKEQDPNTTFQAKGIPGIPDAEGNRLMRRGDPDFWIVPVNAENPDAAKKFLEFWHSEEGITLGSLGIEGVDYTKENGSFVLTKTGKEHNMDHGIPFWYNQNVKAPFGKLPGVEDAQSIATQYATLELSLPGWADAEKIVQNYALKAMSGQMPAKDAVQSMQKELKAANLIDE from the coding sequence ATGAAAAAAACATTGGCAACTCTCTCCGTGCTGGCGATTTCAGGAAGCTTGCTTTTATCTGCGTGCGGCCAATCCGGCAACGGCGGCAACAACACGGCACAAGGAAGCAGCACGACTCAGCAGCAGACAGCTGAGAGCAAAACCCCGGACAGCAGCAAGAACAGCGGCACGAACAACAGTACGGACAGCAGCTCGGAAGGAATGAAGCTGCGCGTGCTGGCGGGAAATGTCGGGGGTAAAACGCCCGAAGAGAACAAGCAGTTCGAAGAGGCGCTCAAGAAGCTGACCGGTATTGACGCAACTGTCGAAAGACCGCCGAGCGAATACGATCAAAAAGTGCTGACGGCGCTCAGCTCCGGAGAGAAATACGATTTAATCGAATTGAGCGACCTGGGCAAATTAAACCAATTCATCAAGCAGGGCGTCGTCTCCGATATGACGGAATTTGCCCAATCCTCGAAAGTGCTCTCCGATCCGGCCGTTATCCCGACCATTGAATGGGAGCAGCTGAAGGGAGAAGACGGCAAAGTATACGGCGTATTCGTGAAGTTTCAAGGCGGCACGATGCCGATCGTCCGCAAGGACTGGCTGGACAAGCTGCAGCTCAAGGAACCGGCAACGCTGGACGAGTTCTATAACGTGCTGAAGGCGTTCAAGGAGAAGGACCCGGACGGCAACGGCAAAAATGACACGTACGGACTTTCCACCTCCGGATTGTACGACATTCAAGGCTTTATGAGCGCGGCGGGACTCAAATACCGCTATGTGATGAAGGACGGCAAACGGACGATTCCTTATGCAAGCGATGCGGCTATTCCGATGTATGAATGGTTTGCGAAGCTGGTGAAAGAAGGCATTATGGACCCGAACTTCATTACGAATGATACCGGAAAAATGCGCAATTTGTTTCTGACGGACCGTGTCGGCATGGTTACGTATTGGGATGCGTGGGTCGGCATGTTCAACAACTTGCGCAAGGAACAGGACCCGAACACGACGTTCCAGGCCAAAGGCATCCCCGGCATTCCCGACGCTGAGGGCAATCGTCTTATGCGGCGCGGCGATCCGGACTTCTGGATCGTTCCGGTCAATGCGGAAAATCCCGATGCCGCGAAGAAGTTTCTGGAATTCTGGCATTCGGAAGAAGGCATTACGCTCGGAAGCCTCGGTATCGAAGGCGTCGATTACACGAAGGAGAACGGCAGCTTCGTCCTGACGAAAACCGGCAAAGAGCACAATATGGACCACGGCATTCCGTTCTGGTACAACCAAAACGTGAAAGCGCCTTTCGGCAAGCTGCCCGGCGTTGAGGATGCGCAGTCCATTGCAACGCAATACGCGACGCTTGAGCTGTCGCTGCCGGGATGGGCAGACGCGGAAAAAATCGTTCAAAACTATGCGCTGAAGGCGATGTCCGGACAAATGCCCGCGAAGGATGCCGTTCAAAGCATGCAAAAAGAGCTGAAAGCGGCCAATTTGATCGACGAGTAG
- a CDS encoding LacI family DNA-binding transcriptional regulator — translation MATIDDVAKAAGVSKGTVSNVFSKKRPISKEVSEHVLNIAKQLNYKPNYWARSLVNKTTRIIGLNIPGEQFKFSQFHLSLLNGVLRVCFDQGYRLLVNTLSSSYSNQVENLSSDPVDGEILLDPAVGDLRITDRLHNEVPIVIVGRPHKEYDTRVSYVDNDNTGIAEQVSRHLISLGHRRILFLNAPEGRTVAEDRGLGFLRAFQDAGLATSPEWIVHKPDQISSSYSFGYETTLSMLKANPDITAVIADTDTMALGIYKAAEKLNLRIPEQLSVFAFSDDSVFSPEFNPPLTGVRLNAEQLGEEAAAMLIEQLASKSRTAKRTLVPAELVMRGSCSKPPEL, via the coding sequence ATGGCAACGATTGATGACGTCGCGAAGGCGGCAGGCGTATCCAAAGGAACCGTATCCAATGTGTTTAGCAAAAAAAGGCCGATCAGCAAAGAGGTCAGTGAGCATGTGCTGAACATCGCCAAACAATTGAATTATAAACCGAACTATTGGGCGCGGAGCTTGGTCAATAAGACAACCCGCATCATCGGCTTGAACATTCCGGGCGAACAGTTCAAGTTCAGTCAATTTCATTTGTCATTGCTGAACGGCGTGCTGCGGGTTTGCTTCGATCAGGGCTACAGACTGCTCGTCAACACCCTTTCGTCGTCTTATTCCAATCAGGTTGAAAACTTGTCTTCCGACCCCGTTGACGGTGAAATCTTACTCGATCCGGCCGTTGGAGATCTGCGAATAACCGATAGGCTGCACAATGAGGTGCCGATCGTGATCGTCGGAAGACCGCATAAGGAATACGATACCCGTGTCTCTTATGTGGACAATGACAATACGGGGATCGCGGAGCAGGTGTCCCGGCATCTCATCTCCCTCGGTCACCGCCGTATTTTATTTTTGAATGCGCCCGAGGGACGCACTGTCGCAGAAGACCGGGGGCTCGGCTTCCTGCGCGCTTTCCAGGACGCCGGTTTGGCAACTTCACCGGAGTGGATCGTACATAAACCGGATCAAATCTCCTCATCGTATTCGTTTGGCTATGAAACGACCCTTTCCATGCTGAAGGCGAACCCGGACATCACCGCCGTCATCGCCGATACGGACACGATGGCTTTAGGAATTTACAAGGCGGCTGAAAAGCTGAATCTGCGCATTCCGGAACAATTGTCCGTATTTGCGTTCAGCGATGACTCCGTGTTTTCGCCGGAATTCAACCCGCCGCTTACCGGCGTTCGCTTAAATGCGGAGCAGCTGGGCGAAGAAGCGGCCGCAATGCTTATTGAACAACTGGCGTCCAAGAGCAGAACAGCCAAGCGTACGCTGGTACCAGCGGAACTGGTGATGCGCGGGTCCTGCTCGAAACCGCCGGAACTATAA
- a CDS encoding PucR family transcriptional regulator produces MAVTIREIIQDPDKIGVLKAGQNGINRIVQSVTVMDAPDIINWVRSNQILLTTGYVIKDDITAQKKLITDLANLGCAGIAIKTKRFLMEINPSIIELADKLNFPIIELPVDSHFADVMNCVLSKILYPRNDNLQHTRNVHHQLTKLILNGSDFSAIANKLEGLLCTGVIFLDAKGVVIAHSNRIKKYYNSIIPLIQQYVSNIPLKHNIIHTNNLVVNGNSLRIIAYPVYIRKRIKNFIILTETTENFVEHYLTILEQVSTMLGFEQIKNEAIIENEKKKQLDFFSHLLEKNTLSNEEILLGKTYGLIDSPYTCVIVQPPDKIFGKNSQHLLRDQIEQKILPAFPSTIVIQNSAEFILLIPCPQHSSRGKENHITAKLEQCLVEITIWFEKYQLFPFKIGVGGRYPLLADLPKSFREAKESLDAGYQSKASPKIRYYKTKEVVELLRYIPQDKIDELYSNTLGKLHVLKGQDREETLQTLYIYLENNCNISETAKQLYVHRNTVLYRIEKCEELLDSSLKNPEKNLLLRLMLRASELFTIS; encoded by the coding sequence GTGGCAGTTACGATCAGGGAAATCATACAAGATCCAGATAAAATCGGAGTGTTGAAAGCAGGACAAAATGGGATTAACCGAATTGTGCAATCGGTAACTGTTATGGATGCTCCGGATATAATAAACTGGGTCAGATCAAATCAAATCTTATTAACAACAGGTTATGTAATCAAAGATGATATTACTGCGCAAAAAAAACTGATAACGGATTTGGCCAATCTCGGTTGTGCCGGAATCGCAATTAAAACGAAACGCTTTCTTATGGAAATTAATCCTAGCATAATTGAATTAGCCGATAAATTGAATTTTCCAATCATTGAGCTGCCTGTGGACAGTCATTTTGCCGATGTCATGAATTGCGTCCTGTCTAAAATTTTATATCCTCGCAACGATAATTTGCAGCATACACGCAATGTACATCATCAATTAACGAAACTGATCCTGAATGGTTCCGATTTTTCTGCGATCGCAAACAAGCTGGAGGGCTTACTTTGTACCGGGGTTATTTTTTTGGACGCAAAAGGTGTTGTTATCGCGCACTCCAATCGGATTAAAAAATATTACAACTCAATCATTCCGCTTATACAGCAGTATGTTTCAAATATTCCTCTAAAACATAACATAATCCATACGAATAATCTTGTTGTAAACGGCAATTCACTTCGGATTATCGCGTACCCGGTATATATCCGAAAAAGGATTAAAAACTTCATCATTCTTACTGAAACGACTGAAAACTTCGTTGAACATTACCTTACCATACTGGAGCAAGTATCCACGATGTTAGGTTTCGAACAAATTAAAAATGAAGCAATTATTGAAAATGAAAAGAAAAAACAACTTGATTTTTTTTCACACCTTCTTGAGAAGAACACCTTATCGAATGAAGAAATCCTGCTTGGAAAAACTTATGGATTAATTGATTCTCCTTATACTTGTGTTATTGTTCAACCACCAGATAAGATATTCGGGAAAAATTCTCAACATTTGTTGCGAGATCAAATTGAGCAGAAGATCCTCCCCGCGTTTCCTAGTACAATCGTTATCCAAAATAGCGCCGAGTTTATTTTACTGATTCCCTGCCCGCAGCACTCATCCCGCGGCAAAGAAAATCACATCACAGCGAAATTGGAACAGTGCTTGGTTGAAATAACGATTTGGTTTGAAAAATACCAACTATTTCCATTCAAAATTGGCGTAGGAGGACGCTATCCGCTGCTCGCCGATCTTCCAAAATCGTTCAGAGAGGCAAAGGAATCTCTGGACGCGGGTTATCAAAGTAAAGCTTCTCCCAAAATCCGATATTATAAAACAAAGGAAGTCGTTGAACTGCTGCGATACATTCCCCAAGATAAAATAGATGAACTATATTCGAACACGCTCGGTAAATTGCATGTTCTTAAAGGACAAGATCGCGAGGAAACACTGCAAACTCTTTATATCTACCTGGAGAACAATTGCAATATTTCCGAAACTGCAAAACAGCTTTACGTTCATCGAAACACCGTTTTATACCGGATTGAGAAATGCGAAGAATTGTTGGATTCCAGTCTGAAAAACCCGGAAAAAAATTTGCTTCTGCGGCTTATGCTAAGAGCATCAGAGTTGTTTACGATCTCTTAA
- a CDS encoding XdhC family protein has translation MGEVLGCGGMMRILLEPVIGELRDALKEIKRRLDSGESVRLIRCFRQSPMSVSYEAAGCSDSGARDSGEIFESVFDPCPRLIIFGAGNDARPLADLAAKTGFRVAVADWRTGLCTNERFPMAELHIGLPDRLIPALKLSDRDYVVIMSHQYQKDFQFLQLAIPYCLRYLGIVGSKERTRRILAGCDSPPWLQYPAGISIGSQGPVEIGISIVAKLIQIKNGQVISANSFAECSLS, from the coding sequence TTGGGGGAGGTACTTGGCTGCGGGGGGATGATGCGCATTCTTCTTGAGCCCGTTATCGGAGAGCTTCGCGACGCATTGAAGGAAATAAAACGTCGGTTGGACAGCGGAGAGAGTGTTCGCCTGATCCGCTGCTTTCGGCAGTCACCAATGTCCGTTTCATACGAGGCAGCAGGCTGTTCGGACAGCGGAGCGCGAGACTCCGGCGAAATTTTCGAATCGGTATTCGACCCGTGCCCCAGATTGATTATTTTTGGAGCGGGGAACGATGCCCGGCCGCTGGCCGATTTGGCAGCTAAGACGGGCTTTCGGGTCGCCGTCGCCGATTGGAGGACGGGGTTGTGCACGAATGAGCGATTTCCGATGGCGGAGCTTCATATCGGTCTCCCCGATCGGCTCATTCCGGCACTGAAGCTGTCGGATAGGGATTATGTGGTCATCATGAGCCACCAGTATCAAAAGGATTTTCAATTTCTGCAGCTGGCAATTCCTTATTGCTTGCGGTATTTGGGCATCGTGGGTTCGAAGGAAAGGACCCGAAGAATTCTTGCCGGCTGCGACTCGCCGCCATGGCTTCAATATCCGGCGGGGATATCCATTGGCTCGCAGGGGCCAGTGGAAATAGGGATCAGTATAGTTGCGAAATTGATCCAGATCAAGAACGGACAGGTCATAAGCGCGAATTCGTTTGCAGAATGCAGTTTGAGCTGA